Proteins found in one Paenibacillus dendritiformis genomic segment:
- a CDS encoding UbiD family decarboxylase, translating to MSFSNIRSFIHTLKRENELAVIEAEVDPYLEIAEIHRRVIEEGGPALLFTNVKGSPFSVATNLFGTTRRVDMAFGPRPEQFANKCIEAVNRFMPPSPKKLWEERSLVKELLGLLKVGMKDVSSAQAPIMDVKRTDMPMKGLPALTSWQLDGGPFITLPLVYTEHPARKGSDHNLGMYRVQIYDDETTGIHWQIQKGGGFHYHEAELRNEALPVSIYVGGPPALIAAAIAPLPEKLPELLMASFVMGERLPVVDSGFEGHRIPAEAEFVIQGYVPPHERRLEGPFGDHYGYYSWAHEFPIVNVKHMYHRKDAIYPATIVGKPRQEDYYLGEYLVKLLSPAFPMVMPSVRKVHPYPETGVHSLAAAVVRESYSREAMLSGFRILGEGQLSLTKFLMLTDQDVDLDNFAQLMENVLERFQPESDLYVLNNTSHDTLDYTGHKLNHGSKGIMLGVGEPVRELPHTYEGGPIDEISDVAVFCRGCLTMSGASYEAEPQLAERLMERLADQETPWPLVFLVDDAQVARTQLSFLWTVFTRFNPASDIYARMEVRNHHIAYQLPIVIDARMKPGYPDELFPREDIVQRVDDRWKDYFPNGF from the coding sequence TTGTCATTTTCCAATATTCGCAGTTTCATTCATACGCTCAAGCGGGAGAACGAGTTGGCGGTCATCGAAGCCGAAGTCGATCCGTATCTCGAGATCGCCGAAATTCATCGGCGGGTGATCGAGGAAGGCGGACCCGCCCTGCTGTTCACCAATGTGAAGGGAAGCCCGTTCTCCGTAGCTACGAACCTGTTCGGGACGACCCGGCGGGTGGACATGGCCTTCGGGCCGAGACCGGAGCAGTTCGCCAACAAATGCATCGAAGCGGTGAATCGCTTCATGCCTCCATCGCCGAAGAAGCTGTGGGAAGAACGAAGCCTGGTCAAAGAACTGCTGGGCCTGCTCAAGGTAGGCATGAAGGACGTATCATCCGCTCAGGCGCCGATTATGGACGTGAAGCGGACCGATATGCCGATGAAAGGCCTGCCGGCGTTAACGAGCTGGCAATTGGACGGGGGGCCGTTCATTACCCTCCCGCTCGTCTACACCGAGCATCCCGCACGCAAGGGCAGCGATCATAACCTGGGAATGTACCGGGTTCAAATATACGATGATGAAACGACTGGAATCCATTGGCAGATTCAAAAAGGCGGCGGCTTCCATTACCATGAAGCCGAGCTCCGGAACGAGGCGCTGCCGGTATCGATCTACGTCGGCGGCCCGCCCGCATTGATTGCGGCAGCCATTGCGCCGCTCCCGGAGAAGCTGCCGGAGCTGCTCATGGCCTCCTTCGTCATGGGCGAACGTCTGCCTGTCGTGGACAGCGGCTTCGAAGGGCATCGCATTCCGGCGGAAGCCGAATTCGTCATCCAGGGCTACGTGCCTCCGCATGAGCGGCGGCTGGAAGGGCCGTTCGGCGACCATTACGGCTATTATTCGTGGGCGCATGAGTTCCCGATTGTCAATGTGAAGCACATGTATCACCGCAAGGACGCCATCTACCCGGCGACGATCGTCGGCAAGCCGCGCCAGGAGGACTACTATTTGGGCGAGTATTTGGTCAAATTGCTGTCACCTGCCTTCCCGATGGTCATGCCGAGCGTGCGCAAGGTGCATCCTTATCCGGAGACAGGCGTCCATTCGCTGGCCGCAGCCGTCGTCCGCGAGAGCTATTCGCGCGAGGCGATGCTGAGCGGCTTCCGGATTCTCGGGGAAGGCCAGCTCAGCCTGACCAAATTCCTGATGCTTACCGATCAGGATGTCGATCTGGACAATTTCGCGCAGCTGATGGAGAACGTATTGGAGCGCTTCCAACCGGAGTCGGATCTGTATGTGCTGAACAATACGTCCCATGATACGCTCGATTATACCGGGCACAAGCTGAATCACGGCAGCAAGGGCATCATGCTGGGGGTCGGCGAGCCGGTTCGCGAACTTCCGCATACGTACGAGGGAGGCCCGATTGATGAAATATCGGATGTGGCCGTATTCTGCCGCGGGTGCCTGACGATGTCCGGAGCGTCCTATGAGGCCGAGCCGCAGTTGGCGGAACGGCTGATGGAGCGGTTGGCCGATCAGGAGACGCCATGGCCGCTCGTATTCCTGGTGGACGATGCCCAAGTGGCCCGCACGCAGTTGTCCTTCCTGTGGACGGTGTTCACCCGCTTCAACCCTGCTTCTGATATATACGCGCGGATGGAAGTCCGAAATCACCACATTGCGTATCAACTGCCGATTGTTATTGATGCACGCATGAAGCCGGGCTACCCGGACGAATTGTTCCCGCGGGAAGATATCGTGCAACGGGTGGACGATCGTTGGAAAGACTATTTCCCGAACGGATTCTAA
- a CDS encoding Cthe_2314 family HEPN domain-containing protein, with protein sequence MLRSLFGEEPRRDEGALKEAMEAIDRYLSHVRKQMDNGGDPGHYWRKIEIWTVGLRTSLDELEQSIYASGKYAERVTKQYQEDMNDHELDDYFRHVYFYKNAFIRVFSILDKLGTLLNEVLRLETEQMKHFFSYFTVLRRLHLTGRHPRLTDKLSGLKQLHGEAMQRLRKRRNTEIHYMNAEMQDDLWQRHRSLNSKLRLEDIQANMDDVEEGMQMVCGALTASFRALLALEK encoded by the coding sequence ATGCTGCGAAGCCTGTTCGGGGAAGAGCCCCGCAGGGATGAAGGCGCGTTAAAGGAAGCGATGGAGGCGATAGATCGCTATCTGTCGCATGTAAGGAAGCAGATGGACAACGGCGGGGATCCGGGGCATTACTGGCGCAAAATCGAAATCTGGACGGTCGGGCTTCGCACATCGCTGGATGAGCTGGAGCAGAGCATCTATGCTTCCGGCAAGTATGCGGAGCGGGTGACGAAGCAGTACCAGGAAGATATGAATGATCATGAATTGGATGATTATTTCCGCCACGTCTACTTTTACAAAAATGCATTCATCCGCGTCTTCTCCATCCTGGACAAGCTGGGGACGCTGCTGAATGAGGTGCTGCGGTTGGAGACGGAGCAAATGAAGCATTTTTTCTCCTACTTCACGGTGCTCCGCCGGCTGCACCTGACAGGCAGGCATCCGCGCCTGACCGACAAGCTGTCCGGCCTCAAGCAGCTGCATGGAGAAGCGATGCAGCGCTTGCGCAAGCGCCGCAATACCGAGATTCACTATATGAATGCGGAGATGCAGGACGATCTGTGGCAGCGGCACCGCAGCTTGAACAGCAAGCTGCGGCTGGAGGATATCCAGGCGAATATGGACGACGTGGAAGAAGGCATGCAGATGGTGTGCGGCGCGCTTACCGCATCGTTCCGCGCCCTCCTTGCCCTGGAAAAATGA
- a CDS encoding methionine ABC transporter ATP-binding protein: MIRLEHISKQYEVKGKLSGPLALNDVSLTIEQGEIFGIIGHSGAGKSTLLRSINLLERPTSGKVFVDQVDMMKLSKRELQEQRSKIGMIFQHFNLLSSATVFDNIAFPLRLQNTPAAQVKAKANELIRLVGLEEHSNKYPAQLSGGQKQRVGIARALANDPKVLLCDEATSALDPQTTQSILELLLDINRRFGITIVLITHEMHVIQAICDRVAVIHAGHIAEEGKVVDVFLKPQHPVTREFIMEERHDADLQPWMAFQGQAGEHSRVVKINYLGDVTYEPVLQTVLTEAGVRFTILQGTISRMKDIPYGQLVVRLDGGQPDVERSLSALKDRGLEVEVIA, translated from the coding sequence TTGATTCGTCTGGAGCATATCAGCAAACAATATGAAGTCAAAGGCAAGCTATCCGGACCTCTCGCATTGAATGATGTCAGTTTGACGATAGAGCAGGGAGAAATTTTCGGCATTATCGGCCACTCCGGCGCCGGCAAGAGCACACTGCTGCGCAGCATCAACCTTCTGGAGCGCCCGACCTCCGGGAAGGTGTTCGTGGATCAGGTAGACATGATGAAGCTGTCGAAGCGGGAGCTGCAGGAGCAGCGCAGCAAGATCGGCATGATTTTTCAGCATTTCAATCTGCTGTCCTCGGCGACCGTGTTCGACAATATTGCTTTCCCGCTGCGGCTGCAGAACACGCCGGCCGCCCAAGTGAAGGCGAAGGCGAATGAATTAATCCGTCTCGTCGGACTGGAGGAGCACAGCAATAAATATCCGGCGCAGCTGTCCGGGGGACAAAAGCAGAGGGTCGGCATTGCGCGCGCGCTTGCCAACGATCCGAAGGTGCTGCTCTGCGACGAAGCGACCTCGGCGCTCGATCCGCAGACGACGCAGTCGATTCTGGAGCTGCTGCTCGATATTAACCGCCGCTTCGGCATCACGATCGTGCTCATCACCCATGAGATGCATGTCATTCAAGCGATATGCGATCGGGTCGCGGTCATCCATGCCGGCCACATCGCGGAGGAAGGCAAAGTGGTCGACGTCTTCCTGAAGCCGCAGCATCCGGTGACGAGGGAGTTCATTATGGAGGAGCGCCATGACGCCGACCTGCAGCCGTGGATGGCCTTTCAGGGGCAGGCAGGGGAGCACTCGCGCGTCGTCAAGATCAATTACTTGGGCGATGTCACCTATGAGCCCGTCCTGCAAACCGTCCTCACCGAAGCGGGTGTCCGCTTCACGATACTGCAGGGGACGATATCGCGCATGAAGGATATTCCATACGGACAATTGGTCGTTCGTCTGGACGGCGGCCAGCCGGATGTCGAGCGTTCGCTCTCCGCGCTGAAGGATAGAGGACTCGAAGTGGAGGTGATCGCGTAA
- a CDS encoding methionine ABC transporter permease, which produces MKDLDFSKINWDELGTATNDTLAMMLFSVLFTVVIGLPLGVLLYLTGKSRGTAGRTVYFVLSFIVNILRSAPFVILMIALIPVTRMIVGTSIGVEGTIPPLVIAAAPFFARLVETSLREVDRGVIEAAQAMGASTWQIVRKVLLPEAMPGLIAGTTITAVTLVTYTAMSGMVGGGGLGDLAIRYGYHRYEFEVMIISIFIMVLLVQILQWIGDAFVRRFTRK; this is translated from the coding sequence ATGAAGGATCTGGATTTCTCCAAAATCAACTGGGACGAGCTCGGAACGGCGACAAACGATACACTGGCGATGATGCTGTTTTCCGTGTTGTTCACGGTCGTGATCGGGCTTCCGCTCGGCGTACTGCTTTATTTGACAGGGAAATCAAGAGGAACCGCCGGAAGGACTGTATATTTCGTATTATCTTTCATCGTCAACATTTTGCGTTCCGCGCCGTTCGTTATTCTGATGATTGCGCTCATTCCGGTTACCCGGATGATTGTCGGCACCTCGATCGGGGTCGAAGGCACGATTCCGCCGCTCGTTATTGCGGCTGCGCCTTTCTTCGCCCGCCTGGTGGAGACCTCGCTGCGCGAGGTGGACCGCGGCGTCATCGAAGCCGCGCAGGCGATGGGCGCTTCCACTTGGCAGATCGTGCGCAAGGTGCTGCTGCCGGAAGCGATGCCGGGCTTGATCGCCGGCACGACGATAACGGCCGTGACGCTCGTCACCTATACGGCGATGTCAGGCATGGTCGGCGGCGGCGGTCTCGGGGACTTGGCGATTCGATACGGGTATCACCGCTACGAATTTGAAGTCATGATTATTTCGATTTTTATTATGGTGCTGCTCGTGCAGATCCTGCAATGGATTGGCGACGCGTTCGTCCGCCGGTTCACCCGCAAGTAG
- a CDS encoding MetQ/NlpA family ABC transporter substrate-binding protein translates to MKKWTYVLTLIALIGVLAACGSKQDAGTDTNAAGGEGGKETVKLVVGASPVPHAEILKHIAPKLKEQGIELEVKEFTDYVQPNVQVHEKQLDANFFQHKPYMDNEVTEKGYDLVSVGNVHVEPFGGYSKSIKSIDELKDGDTVAIPNDPTNGGRSLLLLEKQGLIKLKEGAGLNAGVKDIAENPKNLKFKELEAAMLPRTLDEVNLALINTNYALEAGLNPTKDALFIEDKDSPYANILTARSDNKDSDAIQKLLAALQSDDVKQFISEKYEGSIVPAF, encoded by the coding sequence ATGAAAAAATGGACGTATGTATTGACGTTGATTGCGCTGATCGGCGTGCTCGCGGCTTGCGGCAGCAAGCAAGATGCCGGAACGGATACGAACGCGGCGGGCGGAGAAGGCGGCAAGGAGACGGTGAAGCTGGTTGTCGGCGCATCGCCGGTGCCGCATGCCGAGATTCTGAAGCATATCGCGCCGAAGCTGAAGGAGCAAGGCATTGAACTCGAGGTCAAAGAGTTCACGGACTATGTGCAGCCGAACGTGCAGGTACACGAGAAGCAGCTGGATGCGAACTTCTTCCAGCACAAGCCATACATGGACAACGAAGTTACGGAAAAGGGCTATGATCTCGTAAGTGTGGGGAACGTGCATGTGGAGCCATTCGGTGGGTATTCCAAATCGATCAAATCGATCGATGAACTGAAGGACGGCGATACGGTGGCGATTCCTAACGACCCAACCAACGGCGGCCGCTCGCTCCTTCTGTTGGAGAAGCAAGGCCTGATCAAGCTGAAGGAAGGTGCTGGCCTGAACGCCGGCGTGAAGGATATTGCCGAAAATCCGAAAAATCTGAAATTCAAAGAGCTTGAGGCGGCAATGCTTCCGCGTACGCTGGATGAAGTCAACCTGGCGCTGATCAACACGAACTATGCGCTTGAAGCCGGACTCAATCCGACGAAGGATGCCCTCTTCATCGAGGACAAGGATTCCCCGTATGCGAACATCTTGACGGCGCGGAGCGACAATAAAGACAGCGATGCAATCCAGAAGCTGCTGGCTGCGCTGCAATCGGATGACGTGAAGCAGTTCATCAGTGAGAAATACGAAGGCTCCATCGTCCCAGCGTTCTAA
- a CDS encoding VOC family protein yields the protein MFERIDTVFVRVPDLDAAKTWYMEVLGLALKWDNDHIAVLALGETPLTLLKTEASSFRPAAEAAFNFYVKDAEAAHRHLRAAGVEVSAVEEGEGVQWFLFQDHCGNALEVCSF from the coding sequence ATGTTCGAACGAATCGATACGGTATTTGTCCGTGTGCCTGATCTGGACGCGGCCAAGACATGGTACATGGAGGTGCTCGGGCTTGCCCTGAAATGGGACAATGATCATATTGCCGTCCTGGCGCTGGGCGAGACGCCCCTCACGTTGCTGAAGACGGAAGCTTCATCGTTCCGCCCGGCGGCGGAGGCGGCATTCAATTTCTATGTGAAGGATGCGGAAGCCGCACATCGGCACTTGCGGGCTGCCGGAGTCGAGGTATCTGCGGTGGAGGAAGGGGAAGGCGTGCAGTGGTTTTTATTTCAAGATCATTGCGGCAACGCCTTGGAGGTATGCTCCTTCTAA